Proteins found in one Aneurinibacillus uraniidurans genomic segment:
- the flgM gene encoding flagellar biosynthesis anti-sigma factor FlgM, with translation MRIERPNSVQPVNPYRQQEQRQEGTRAYGKRDQLEISSEALEMQRDQETEAERAARIEELREQVQAGTYQVDAKRVAEKILRDGL, from the coding sequence ATGAGAATTGAACGCCCGAATTCCGTACAGCCGGTAAATCCATACCGCCAGCAGGAGCAGCGTCAGGAAGGAACACGTGCGTACGGAAAGCGTGATCAGCTTGAGATTTCAAGTGAAGCACTTGAAATGCAGCGTGATCAGGAGACAGAAGCGGAGCGTGCTGCACGCATTGAGGAGTTACGAGAACAAGTTCAGGCAGGTACGTATCAGGTGGATGCGAAGCGAGTAGCCGAAAAAATACTTCGTGACGGACTGTAA
- a CDS encoding flagellar protein FlgN, protein MSDILDIIEILERLIVEHDRMMKLANHKKEVLITGKIDELARIVQFESRCISTIQSLELEREKQISLYLMQRGIRKETCYLSDLIELESNPDVKLELARCQMQLGNLVKELQELNHLNQRLIEQSLEFVNMSLEEMTAPAEEPVYKPTQQPQGRGVTRFFDSKA, encoded by the coding sequence ATGAGCGACATCTTGGATATTATTGAGATTTTGGAACGGTTGATTGTCGAGCATGACCGCATGATGAAGCTTGCTAATCATAAGAAAGAAGTACTGATTACGGGCAAGATTGATGAGCTAGCTCGCATTGTACAGTTTGAAAGCCGCTGTATCAGCACCATCCAATCTCTTGAACTGGAGCGGGAGAAACAAATCTCGCTCTATTTAATGCAGCGCGGGATTCGCAAGGAAACGTGTTATTTAAGCGATCTCATCGAGCTGGAGTCAAACCCGGATGTCAAGCTAGAGCTGGCGCGTTGTCAGATGCAGCTTGGCAATCTTGTAAAAGAGTTACAGGAGTTGAATCACCTGAATCAGCGGCTCATTGAGCAGTCGCTTGAGTTTGTCAACATGTCGCTGGAGGAGATGACAGCTCCTGCTGAAGAGCCTGTATATAAACCAACGCAGCAGCCGCAGGGCAGAGGCGTGACCCGTTTTTTTGATTCAAAAGCCTAG
- a CDS encoding ComF family protein: MVLWQMARRLLLDALFPPFPPCLYCGQEANEKSFAAGTSFVCQDCMNGLIRIKGSICAVCGRPWAQNEICMDCARRTNRAFCQSRSAVAYNETAKEWLARYKYRGDRVLAPVLAALLYEVWQREYAKLCIDVITYMPLHEERLVERTFNQAEELAGLLGMRTGVPVCRLLTRTQATEKQSMKGRADRLAALQNVFAPIPADRSFQRVLLVDDVYTTGSTMEAAACAIRQKWRQAEVYGITWAR, encoded by the coding sequence ATGGTGTTATGGCAGATGGCCAGACGTTTATTACTGGATGCTCTATTTCCGCCATTTCCTCCTTGTTTGTATTGTGGACAGGAAGCAAACGAGAAATCGTTTGCGGCAGGTACATCATTTGTGTGTCAGGACTGCATGAATGGTTTGATTCGGATAAAGGGGTCGATCTGTGCGGTGTGCGGACGGCCCTGGGCACAGAATGAAATCTGCATGGACTGTGCGCGCCGGACGAATCGGGCGTTTTGTCAATCGCGCAGTGCGGTGGCGTATAACGAGACGGCCAAGGAATGGTTGGCCCGGTATAAATATCGTGGAGATCGGGTGCTTGCGCCAGTACTAGCAGCGCTCTTGTATGAGGTGTGGCAGCGAGAGTATGCCAAGCTATGTATAGATGTGATTACATATATGCCACTTCATGAAGAAAGGCTCGTTGAACGGACGTTTAATCAAGCGGAGGAGCTTGCGGGTCTGCTCGGAATGCGCACTGGGGTTCCGGTTTGTCGTTTGCTTACTCGGACACAGGCGACGGAGAAGCAAAGCATGAAAGGGCGGGCTGACCGATTGGCTGCGCTCCAAAATGTTTTTGCTCCGATACCCGCTGATCGTTCGTTCCAGCGTGTCCTGCTTGTAGATGACGTGTATACAACCGGAAGTACGATGGAGGCGGCAGCTTGTGCGATCCGACAGAAGTGGCGGCAGGCGGAGGTATATGGAATAACATGGGCGAGGTAA
- the tpx gene encoding thiol peroxidase yields MAAERQGAITFKGNPVTLLGQEIKAGDKAPDFTVLAAGLKPYSLNDGTGKVRLISVVPSIDTGVCDAQTRRFNEEAANLANVEVLTVSVDLPFAQARWCGAAGIENVKMLSDHRDLSFGQAFGVAIKELRLLARAIFVLDAENNVTYVEYVSEATNHPDYEKAIAAAKAATN; encoded by the coding sequence ATGGCAGCAGAACGTCAAGGAGCAATCACATTTAAAGGAAACCCGGTTACCCTGCTCGGTCAAGAAATTAAAGCAGGAGATAAAGCACCTGATTTCACAGTGCTGGCTGCGGGTCTTAAACCATATTCACTGAATGATGGCACAGGCAAAGTTCGCCTGATCAGTGTTGTACCATCGATCGACACAGGCGTATGTGATGCACAGACGCGTCGCTTCAACGAAGAAGCAGCGAACCTAGCAAACGTAGAAGTACTTACTGTAAGTGTAGACCTTCCGTTTGCACAGGCACGCTGGTGCGGTGCGGCAGGCATTGAGAATGTAAAAATGCTGTCTGATCACCGCGACCTGTCTTTTGGTCAGGCATTCGGCGTAGCCATTAAAGAATTGCGCCTGCTTGCTCGTGCGATTTTTGTACTGGATGCTGAAAACAACGTTACATACGTAGAGTATGTGTCGGAAGCAACGAATCATCCAGACTATGAGAAAGCTATTGCAGCGGCAAAAGCAGCTACAAACTAA
- the flgL gene encoding flagellar hook-associated protein FlgL, which yields MRITQNMLNSDMLYNLDSSLQRMDRLQEMLSTGKKVSKPSHDPIVASRSMLFRTNISENDQFRSNTDEATNWLDQAESTISQGNTILTRVKELVTQAANETNGPEERQKIGAEITQLRDQLGVLANTTFAGKYIFSGTEIETKAFDESAVPPDLSAAINSDAINIEVSTGIKIPINVPADELFKGTNSETTFDMLDKLITDLNSPTLQDMQGHLGKIQNHIENFLKVQASVGARTNRIELTQNRLDTQRDGTEKMLSDGEDADLAKVIMDLQNNENVHRAALSAGSRIIQPTLLDFLR from the coding sequence ATGCGTATTACACAAAACATGCTAAATAGCGACATGTTGTATAACCTGGATAGTAGTCTGCAGAGAATGGACCGCCTTCAGGAGATGCTTTCTACGGGTAAGAAGGTTTCCAAACCATCGCATGATCCGATTGTAGCGTCACGCAGCATGCTGTTCCGTACTAACATTTCTGAGAACGACCAATTTCGCTCCAATACAGATGAAGCGACGAACTGGCTTGATCAGGCTGAGTCTACTATTTCTCAGGGGAATACCATTCTTACACGTGTAAAAGAATTGGTAACCCAGGCTGCAAATGAAACAAATGGACCGGAAGAACGTCAAAAAATCGGAGCAGAAATTACACAGCTTCGTGATCAACTTGGCGTGTTGGCTAATACAACATTTGCAGGTAAATATATTTTTAGTGGAACCGAGATCGAAACCAAAGCTTTTGATGAAAGTGCTGTACCACCGGATTTAAGTGCAGCTATTAATAGTGATGCAATAAACATTGAGGTTTCAACAGGGATAAAAATCCCGATTAATGTACCGGCAGATGAGTTGTTTAAAGGTACTAATTCCGAGACAACTTTTGATATGTTGGATAAATTGATTACAGACTTGAACTCTCCTACTCTGCAAGATATGCAGGGGCATCTTGGTAAAATTCAGAATCATATTGAGAATTTCCTTAAGGTTCAAGCTTCTGTAGGTGCCCGGACAAACCGGATAGAGTTAACGCAAAATCGCCTTGACACGCAACGTGATGGGACAGAGAAAATGCTGTCAGATGGAGAAGATGCGGATCTGGCTAAAGTTATCATGGATTTGCAAAACAACGAGAATGTTCATCGCGCTGCACTATCAGCGGGCTCGCGCATCATTC
- a CDS encoding flagellar protein codes for MSLNVENCIRCGSLFRKVRQPVCPNCLKKIDEEYEKCYKFMRKKENRNCNVHELSKETGVSLQQITMFILEGRLSIENNPNIEYACKSCGGPTRSGTLCPKCIGNIKKMAGYMQEDKQRNEELAEEERRSRSGFYQVGRDEPRKS; via the coding sequence ATGTCATTAAATGTTGAGAATTGTATTCGTTGTGGCAGTCTATTCCGAAAGGTTCGTCAGCCGGTTTGTCCGAACTGCCTGAAGAAAATCGATGAGGAATACGAGAAGTGCTACAAATTTATGCGTAAGAAAGAAAACCGGAATTGTAATGTTCATGAGTTAAGTAAAGAAACTGGTGTCTCGCTTCAGCAGATCACGATGTTTATTCTCGAAGGCAGGCTTTCGATTGAGAATAATCCTAACATCGAATATGCCTGCAAAAGCTGCGGCGGTCCGACACGTTCGGGTACTCTTTGTCCGAAGTGTATAGGTAACATCAAAAAAATGGCCGGATACATGCAGGAAGACAAGCAGAGGAACGAGGAGCTTGCTGAGGAAGAACGCCGCAGTAGATCCGGTTTTTATCAAGTTGGACGGGATGAACCAAGAAAAAGTTAA
- the flgK gene encoding flagellar hook-associated protein FlgK: protein MVSTFFGLEIAKSGLSAQQTALNTTGHNIANANTPGYSRQRVNMEASPAYTAASIVTYMGPAQMGTGVMASSIERLREAFLDLQYQGENKNLGEYTATTDTLEKIETIMGEPSDTGFRSVMDQFWNSWQKVSQPSSGYSTREFVIQQGHSLAENFNFIDRELKSLQQDVDSQIQTRAEQMNTIVTQVADLNRQIMDVVPHGYVPNDLYDKRDVLIDQLSNMLDIEVTRNDYVASDGKKTPGTVDIKLKNPSTDLVVGNDAADIKAGDSGTLANGGTRHGIFVNGTEIEPDAGEIYGLLKSRDTTITSYMNKMNDLANAIITQVNSAHGTDFFTGDSAGNMGVAITDPNDVAKSSTPGDNSIALAVYNLKTTAQTIGTGAGAVSASFDDFTRGMITTLGIETEKAQRMKENTTNLLKEVDNRRQSVSGVSLDEEMSNMIKFQHGYNAAARTMTAMDEMLDKIINSMGLVGR, encoded by the coding sequence ATGGTTTCAACATTTTTCGGATTAGAGATCGCAAAAAGTGGGCTTTCTGCTCAGCAGACCGCTTTGAATACAACCGGACATAATATTGCAAATGCGAACACGCCAGGATACAGCAGGCAGCGTGTAAATATGGAGGCATCTCCTGCTTATACAGCGGCAAGTATCGTAACCTACATGGGACCGGCACAAATGGGTACAGGTGTAATGGCAAGTTCGATTGAACGCTTGCGTGAGGCTTTCCTGGATCTCCAGTATCAGGGAGAGAATAAAAATCTGGGTGAATATACGGCGACTACGGATACACTTGAAAAAATTGAAACGATTATGGGCGAACCTTCGGACACAGGGTTCCGTAGTGTTATGGATCAATTTTGGAATTCCTGGCAGAAAGTTTCGCAGCCTTCGTCGGGATATTCTACTCGCGAATTTGTTATTCAACAAGGTCATTCTTTGGCGGAAAACTTTAATTTTATCGATCGAGAACTGAAATCCCTGCAGCAGGATGTGGATTCACAGATTCAAACCAGGGCAGAGCAAATGAATACGATTGTTACACAGGTAGCTGACTTAAATCGCCAGATTATGGATGTTGTACCGCATGGATATGTGCCAAATGATTTGTATGACAAGCGCGATGTACTAATCGATCAATTATCTAACATGCTGGACATTGAAGTGACTCGTAATGATTATGTTGCCTCCGATGGGAAGAAGACGCCAGGTACAGTGGATATTAAGTTGAAGAATCCAAGTACGGATCTGGTTGTAGGGAATGACGCGGCAGATATTAAAGCTGGAGATTCGGGTACACTTGCGAACGGTGGAACAAGACATGGAATATTCGTTAATGGAACTGAAATAGAACCTGATGCAGGAGAAATCTATGGTCTACTGAAGTCGCGCGATACGACAATTACTAGTTATATGAACAAAATGAATGACCTAGCAAATGCGATCATAACACAGGTAAATAGTGCGCATGGGACCGACTTTTTTACAGGTGACTCGGCTGGAAATATGGGAGTGGCCATCACTGATCCGAATGATGTAGCTAAGTCTAGTACACCCGGAGATAATAGTATAGCACTCGCTGTTTATAATCTTAAAACAACGGCTCAGACGATTGGAACTGGGGCTGGAGCTGTTAGTGCTTCATTTGATGATTTTACACGTGGGATGATTACCACGCTTGGTATTGAAACAGAAAAAGCACAGCGGATGAAAGAAAATACGACCAATCTCTTGAAGGAAGTAGATAATCGTCGTCAATCTGTCTCAGGTGTTTCACTTGATGAAGAGATGAGTAACATGATTAAATTCCAGCATGGCTATAACGCAGCCGCCCGTACGATGACTGCAATGGATGAGATGCTAGATAAAATAATTAACAGCATGGGACTTGTAGGGAGATAA